The DNA sequence ACAGCATGGCGTTGATAATGGCGGCGGCTACCGTGCTGCCCCCCTTGCGGCCACGAGAAACAATATAAGGGGTTTTGCTCTGCAAGATCAGCTCTTTGCTTTCCACCACATTCACAAAGCCTACGGGAACGCCCACAATCAGGGGTGGGAAGATCTTTTCTTCTTCAATGAGCTGGTGCAGGCGAATGAGGGCGGTGGGGGCATTGCCCACCACATAAATTCCTACAGGCCAAAGGGAAGCGGCTTTATCCATAGAAACTTTCGCCCGGGTGGTCTGCTCTTCTTCGGCCTTTTTGGCCACATCCAAATCGTTCATATAACAGCAGATGGGGCATTTCAGCTCACC is a window from the Oscillospiraceae bacterium MB08-C2-2 genome containing:
- a CDS encoding precorrin-8X methylmutase; the protein is MEIMKPEEIERRSMEIISEELGDYTLDEENEAVIKRVIHTTADFDFADILEFSPYAVSLGIKALRRGAAIITDTQMARAGINKKAAGELKCPICCYMNDLDVAKKAEEEQTTRAKVSMDKAASLWPVGIYVVGNAPTALIRLHQLIEEEKIFPPLIVGVPVGFVNVVESKELILQSKTPYIVSRGRKGGSTVAAAIINAMLYQAAPRDTQPK